In the genome of Lathyrus oleraceus cultivar Zhongwan6 chromosome 4, CAAS_Psat_ZW6_1.0, whole genome shotgun sequence, the window taaaagcgcggtggcgactctggttttattaacgttaagtttatccatagcttaatgatcatgaatttaccgctacactaataccttccctctgtgtaaccaacccccttacctgtaatctctgacattttattatttttaatttgaaaacttcttatctttaggttttgttcgtactttttcccttttcctttggaaacaataaaagcgcagtggagactctggttttattgacgtcaagtttattcatagatcgatggtcatgaatttaaCGCTACAACCTCTTATACTAATGTTACGGATGCAGTCTCCTCCAACATTGGTAACAACCCCAATGCTTTCAACCTTACTGAAGAAGAAAGTCTAAAACCCATTCCGCAACCATATTGAGGCATCACATATATCATTTCATCAACACTTAAACAAATTGCACAACACGGAAATTGCTCAAGGATCCACTTAGTCCTTGTTAAATAATAAACAACACTGTATATGGATTCACCTAGTCCATATAGCAACAAGACACAAAACATCGCAACGGAAATCATTTAGATAATTAAGTTGAGTCGTACATCTACACATTCAAAAGAAAACAAGCAAACAAATGCCCATCACAACTATCATATACAATGATATACAAAAGGGCATTGTTActatcaaaatcatgaaaaacGTCCATTAACCCCTGAGTGTTACAATCCTAATCAGAGCAATGACGCCAAAAGTGTGCTACCACTATCCTCCTCTCAACGCGGAGCACCTGCACGTTACCAATATAAAGGTAACGGCCAACAACAAAAGGGTGAGATACTCAAATCATATAATCAAGATAATGATAAGCAATATATAAGTAAATTCGGAAAGTTAGAAATATTGTTACCACATCGCACAATCCTTCACTTGAATGCTTATGTATTTAATCATAAACAAAGTCAATAATCATCCACAACATCAATGTTACATCATAGCATCTCATCACTTTAACATTTCATCAATCCATCATAAAACATTACGATTCATCGCATCATCGCAAAATATCACCGCACATCATAAACGGTCACAtaacaacaattatcacaaaatGCAGAAATAAACATAACCAACATATGTGACTCAACTATGGAAATGCTATGCGGTACCGACTCGTCGCTTTGCCATCAAGGCCAAGGCTTTATGCCCACTTTGCTTTTGCCAAAAGGCCACGTCGCTATTTCCAAAAGGCCACGTCGCTTATGCAAATGTATGTGACTCCATGATAAATGATACACATACACCAAAATCATCATCGCATCAACATAACTCATCACAATGGCCGAAGCCCACGTCGCTATTGCCATTCAGGCCACGTCTCCATTCACATGCATAAAAGCATTCACGCAACATCATCTTCACCAACATTCATACATATGTTTTTATATAAAACAAATGAGAATATTCATCACAATCAATTGTTTCATCATACAATCTCTTAGGTAATTCAACCTCATGCTATGTTTATTTACATCGCACACCTACACACTATAGTTAAGTGGTATTCCTCATTAATCAAATAGGCTTCCTACTATATCAATTATTAATCACTTTTCCAAAATAATCACTTATTAAAATAAGCCCTTATAATGGCCTATAAACATCAACAACATGTAGAAAATTTCATAAGCTTCGCAACGCTTCGAACGGGGACCAAAACGGGgttacggttcaaaagttatgACTTTTTGAAGTTTACAAAAGAATTCTGTTTTCAACTCAATTGGCGCCGCGAACTCTCTTTCGCGCCGCGAATTTAGCAGAAAACAGAGAAAATGCGTTTTTGACCGTTAAATaccttccggacctccgattacgattccgtaaaaagtctcATTCTCAGAATTCAACGAACTACAATATTTTCAATATTACAAAGCCATTCTAACCACAATTTAACTTTTatttcatcattctaaacatcatTCAATTAATTTCCAACACTTCCTAAATTCACAATTTGTGAAATTACTCATACTTTAATTCATCAACACAATAGCATATTTTTCACAACATACATCAACCAcaaaccatcaacaacaacacaacacacaatgtTATTTATCATTCTTATAAACCTAACCCTAACATTTTGCAAGGAATTGATACATGTTCAATAATCACAAACAATCAACACtacatcaagaacacaaacaacattttcaaagCAAGGAATCCAATCACAACATCAAAACCCAACAATACCATCTAACAACCATTACCCACATAAAacccatcattttcataattataggaaatgataactcacacccttaccttagagatgatgattgagttactctatagtgttctagcaagcttgggttgatcaagatgatgcccttcttctccaatttcctcttcctcctccaaaccctaacttttctctcttttcttctcttttctcctccttctctctacttatttctatttctcttctttctctttctatcttatttctattctatttctattctatttctattctatttctattccttgttttaattaaataaaaactaactaatgggcttaattgttacacctcccttaattactatatacaccactaggcccaatagctattataccacaattctcataattaaactctaataataaattaacacacaataaaatattttaccgaaataattataaatcaaacattataaaaataataataataacacttaataaaaatcggggcttacaactctcccccacttaaatattttcgtcctcgaaaattacCTCATTCGAATAACTCGGGGTAGGAGTCGCGCATCCTGTTCTCCAATTCCTATGTCGTGCTTTCTCCGACTGCACCAATCCAAACAACCTTCACCAAATCAATTTCCTTTCCCCGTAGGGACTTCGTCTCACGACCTTCGATCCTCAAAGGCATCGTCTCAACCGTAAGGTTATCGCGCACTTGAATATCATCCATTTGAATCACATGAGACGGATCCGAAATATACTTCCTAAgttgagacacatggaacacgTCATGCAAATTCGAGAGGTTTGGCGGTAACACCACTCTATAAGCAACTTTTCCCACTCTACTCGTAATTTGATACGGTCCAATGAAACGAGGAGTCAACTTCTTAGCTTTCAATGCTCGTCCAACACCGGTCGTAGGTGTGACTCTTAGAAACACATGATCACCCTCTTGAAATTCCAAatcctttctcctcttatcatgataactcttttgcCTACTTTGAGAAATCTTCATCTTATCCCGAATCATCTTAACCGTCTTGGTAGTTTCTCGAACAATCTCGGGTCCAAGTACCACACTTTCACCAGATTCATGCCAACACAACGGAGTCCTACACCTCCGCCCATACAAATCTTCAaaaggtgtcattccaatacttgaATGGTAACTATTGTTGTAAGTAAACTCCATCAACGGAAGGTGAGTATGCAAtgaacctccttgttcaagaatACACGCCCTTAACAAATcttccaaggattggatagtcctctccgtttgaccatccGTCTGAGGATGATAcgccgaactcaacctcaacttggAACCTAAAGCTTCTTGCAAACTCTTCCAAAATTCtgaagtgaacctcggatctctatccgaaacaatacaAAGAGGAACACCGTGCAGCTTCACAATAACATTGGTATAAATCTCCGCCAACTTCGACACTGGATAACTTATGTTAATAGGAATAAAGTTAGCCGACTTCGTAATcctatcaacaatcacccaaatagcaTCACATCCTCTAGATGTATTCGGTAAACCCGTCACAAAgtccatggaaatgctatcccacttccactcaggaatTTCTAATGGTTGCATTAACCCCGCAGGTTTCTGATGCTCCACCTTTGATTTCTGGCAAGTCAAGCACGCATACACGAAATGAGCTACTTCACGCTTCATTCCCGAccaccaaaataatcttttcaaatcttGGTACATCTTAGTCGCTTCGGGATGAATACTCAAATTACTCCTATGGCTTTCTTCCAAGATCATCCTTTTTAAATCCACATCATCGGGAACACAAATCCTATCACGAAACCTCAACACACCTTGTGCATCCAATTTGAAATCCTCATTCTCAGATTATCCGAGTCCAATAATCACATCAACAAGTTTCATATCCAACTTCTGAGCCTCTCTAATGCTATCAAGAAAATCATTGTTAATCTTTAACATACCCAAAATCACACTTCTTGGTGTCACCTCGATCACTAAGCTCATATCTCGGAATTTCTCAATCAACTCCAACTCTTTCATCACCAAGGTTGACATATGCAAAGTTTTCCTACTTAGAGCATCGGCCACAACATTCGCTTTTCCCGGATGGTAgttcaacccaaagtcataatcctttaGCAATTCCAGCCATCACCtttgtctcatgttcagctctttttgatcaaacaaatacttcaagCTTTTATGGTCACTAAAGACTTCAAATCTAGAtccataaaggtaatgcctccatATTTTCAAAACAAACACAACCACCGCAAGCTCCAAATCATGCGTAGGGTAGTTCTTCTCATGAATCCTCAattgtctagaagcataagcAACCACCTTACCATTCTGCATAAGCACACCTCCTAATCCCATCTTCGAAGCATCGCAATAAACCACAAACGGTTCCTCGGGATTTGGCAAAATCAAAATCGGAGTCGTTGTCAACCTTTTCTTCAACTCAAGGAAACTTTCTTCGCATCGGACATCCCACACAAAAGCAGCACCCTTACAAGTTAACTTAGTCAAAGAAAGTGtcaacttagaaaatccttctATAAACCTCCTATAGTAACCTGCCAAGCCTAGGAAACTTCTTATCTCGGTAACTGACGTAGGAGCTTCCCATTGCAACACCGCATCAATCTTCGATGGATCAACCGCAATTCCGTCACCGGAAACAACATGACCAAGAAAGCTAACttctctcaaccaaaactcacgcTTAGACAACTTAGCATACAATCTCTTCCCTTTCAACACTTGCAAAATAATACGCAAATGTTCCACATGCTCTTCCTCCGACTTAGAATAAACCAAAATGTCGTCTATGAACACCACCACAAATTGATCCAAATAAGGATGGAAAATGcgattcatgtactccatgaataCTCTCGGCGCATTAGTAACGCTGAAAGGCATCACCGTGTACTCGTAGTGTCCATAACGAGTCCTGAAAGCAGTTTTCTGAATGTCCTCATCTTTCACCTTAATTTGATGGTAGCCCGACCTTAGATCAATCTTATTGAAAATACGAGCACCCACTAAACGATCCATCAAGTCATCGATCCTTGGGAGTGGATACCTATTCTTAATCTTCACcttattcaattgtctataatcaatacaaagtCGCATGCTTCCGTCTTTTTTTTTTTCACCAGCAAAACTGGAGCTCCCCAAGATGATACACTAGGTCTCACAAACTTCCTTTCAAGCAAATCCTCAAGCTGACTCTTCAGTTCAGCCAACTCTGATGTTGACATCCTATACGGCGCCATAGAGATGGGTCTAGTACCAGTTATAAGGTCAATAGTGAACTCAACTTCTCTTTCTGGCGGTGCACTAGGAATCTCATCGGGAAAAACTTCAGGGAAATTGCACACCGCCGACAAGTCTGCAATTACAGTCTGACTCTCCACAGTTAAAGCAAACAACATCCTTCTGCTTACAATCACGAGCCGCATGTCCCGGCATACCACAACGGAAACATCTCGTTTCACCAAGCGTACATACATTACTCTTGcgacccggctttccacacttgAAACAGATAACATTAACAGGAGCATCTCCCCCACTTGTTCTTCGACCTGGAATCACTTTCTATTTCCCTTTTCCAACCGAAGTTTCATATGGCTTACCACGGTTGTGTTGGCCCCTTCCTCTCTTCTCAGACAAGATCTTATAGTGTGCATTGTTGTCCTCTTCAAAGATTCTACAACTATCAATCAGATCCGCAAAGACGCGAATCTTTTGATATCCCACAGCTTTCTTAATTTCCGGAcgcaatccattttcaaacttgatgcacttaGAGAATTCGGCATTGGCTCCATCATAGTGAGGATAGAACTTAGCCAATTcagtgaacttagcagcatactccgtgACTGACAAGTTCCCTTGCTTCAACTCGAGGAATTCAATCTCTTTCTTTCCTCGCACATCTtctggataatacttcctcagaaatccTCTACGAAACCCTTCCCAAGTAATCTCCTCGCCCGCAGTTTCCAACCTTAGACGAGTGTCCACCCACCAATCATCGGCTTCACCTGACAGCTTATGAGTTCCATAACGGATCTTTTGCACAAGAGTGCAATCCattactctgaagattctttcaatctccttcaaccaagCCAAGGCTCCTTCAGGATCATACCTACCCAGAAAAGTAGGCGGGTTCTCCCTCTGAAACATCGCCAGACTACGAGACCCCACGTTCTCGTCAGCATTGGGTGGGTTCTGGAACGCCTAAACCATTGCCTGCTTAGCTGCAGCAAGAGCCTCATCATTCCTCCCAATGTTTCTTCCGGCCATCTTACACTTCTTCTCACAACACAAACAAGGATTAGCAACAAATTAACAACACAAGGTCGTTAAACAATAAAAGACTCAACAACGTGGTCGgatggaccgacctgctctgataccactaatgtaacaccccaattctacccgtcgtaatttcaattaaaaatcagagtaaacaaatttcacacaaaattgAGGCATCACATATATCATTTCATCAACACTTAAACAAATTGCACAACACGGCAATTGCGCAAGGATCCACTTAGTCCTTGGTAAATAATAAACAACACTGTATATGGATTCACCTAGTCCATATAGCAACAAGACACAAAACATCGCAACGGAAATCATTTAGATAATTAAGTTGAGTCGTACATCTACACATTCAAAAGAAAACAAGCAAACAAATGTCCATCACAACTATCATATACAATGATATACAAAAGGGCATTGTTActatcaaaatcatgaaaaacGTCCATTAACCCCTGAGTGTTACAATCCTAATCAGAGCAATGACGCCAAAAGTGTGCTACCACTATCCTCCTCTCAACGTGGAGCACCTGCACGTTACCAATATAAAGGTAACGGCCAACAACAAAAGGGTGAGATACTCAAATCATATAATCAAGATAATGATAAGCAATATATAAGTAAATTCGGAAAGTTAGAAATATTGTTACCACATCGCACAATCCTTCACTTGAATGCTTATGTATTTAATCATAAACAAAGTCAATAATCAACCACAACATCAATGTTACATCATAACATCTCATCACTTTAACATTTCATCAATCCATCATAAAACATTACGATTCATCGCATCATCTCAAAATATCACCGCACATCATAAACCGTCACAtaacaacaattatcacaaaatGCGGAAATAAACATAACCAACATATGTGACTCAACTATGCAAATGCTATGCGGTACCGACTCGTCGCTTTGCCATCAATGCCAAGGCTTTATGCCCACTTCGCTTTTTCCAAAAGGCCACGTCGCTATTACCAAAAGGCCACGTCGCTTATGCAAATGTATGTGACTCCATGATAAATGATACACATACACCAAAATCATCATCGCATCAACATAACTCATCACAATGGCCGAAGCCCACGTCGCTATTGCCATTTAGGCCACGTCTCCATTCACATGCAAAAAAGCATTCACACAACATCATCTTCACCAacattcatacatatgtttatatataaaacAAATGAGAATATTCATCACAATCAATTGTTTCATTATACAATCTCTTAGGTAATTCAACCTCATTCTATGTTTATTTACATCACACACCTACACACTATAGTTAAGTGGTATTCCTCATTAATCAAATAGGCTTCCTACTATATCAATTATTAATCACTTTTCCAAAATAATCACTTATTAAAATAAGCCCTTATAATGGCCTATAAACATCAACAACATGTAGAAAATTTCATAAGCTTCGCAACACTTCGAACGGGGACCAAAACGgagttacggttcaaaagttatgACTTTTTGAAGTTTATAAAAGAATTCTGTTTTCAACTCAGTTGGCGCCGCGAATTTAGTAGAAAACAGAGAAAATACGTTTTTGACCGTTAAATaccttccggacctccgattacgattccgtaaaaagtctcATTCTCAGAATTCAACGGACTACAATATTTTCAATATTACAAAGTCATTCTAACCACAATTTAACTTTTatttcatcattctaaacatcatTAAATTAATTTCCAACACTTCCTAAATTTACAATTTGTGAAATTACTCATACTTTAATTCATCAACACAATAACATATTTTTCACAACATACATCAACCCcaaaccatcaacaacaacacaacacacaatgtTATTTATCATTCTTCTAAACCTAACCCTAACATTTTGCAAGGAATTGATACATGTTCAATAATCACAAACAATCAACACtacatcaagaacacaaacaacattttcaaagCCAGGAATCCAATCACAACATCAAAACCCAACAATATCATCTAACAACCATTACCCACATAAAacccatcattttcataattataggaaatgataactcacacccttaccttagagatgaagattgagttactctatagtgttctagcaagcttgggttgatcaagatgatgcccttcttctccaatttcctcttcttcctccaaaccctaacttttctctcttttcttctcttttctcctccttctctctacttatttctatttctcttctttctctttctatcttatttctattctatttctattctatttctattccttgttttaattaaataaaaactaactaatgggcttaattgttacacctcccttaattactatatacaccactaggcccaatagctattataccacaattctcataattaaactctaataataaattaacacacaataaaatattttaccgaaataattataaatcaaacattataaaaataataataataacacttaataaaaatcggggtttacaactctcccccacttaaatattttcgtcctcgaaaattacCTCTTTCGAATAACTCAAGGTAGGAGTCGCGCATCCTGTTCTCCAATTCCTATGTCGTGCTTTCTCTGACTGCACCAATCCAAACAACCTTCACCAAATCAATTTCCTTTCCCCGTAGGGACTTCGTCTCACGACCTTCGATCCTCAAAGGCATCGTCTCAACCGTAAGGTTATCGCGCACTTGAATATCATCCATTTGAATCACATGAGACGGATCCGGAATATACTTCCTAAgttgagacacatggaacacgTCATGCAAATTCGAGAGGTTTGGCGGTAACACCACTCTATAAGCAACTTTTCCCACTCTACTCGTAATTTGATACGGTCCAATGAAACGAGGAGTCAACTTCTTAGCTTTCAATGCTCGTCCAACACCGGTCGTAGGTGTGACTCTTAGAAACACATGATCACCCTCTTGAAATTCCAAatcctttctcctcttatcatgataactcttttgcCTACTTTGAGAAATCTTCATCTTATCCCGAATCATCTTAACCGTCTTGGTAGTTTCTCGAACAATCTCGGGTCCAAGTACCACACTTTCACCAGATTCATGCCAACACAACGGAGTCCTACACCTCCgcccatacaaagcttcaaaaggcgccattccAATACTTGAATGGTAACTATTGTTGTAAGTAAACTCCATCAACGGAAGGTGAATATGCAAtgaacctccttgttcaagaatACACGCCCTTAACAAATcttccaaggattggatagtcctctccgtttgaccatccGTCTGAGGATGATACGCCAAACTCAACCTCAACTTGGAACCTAAAGCTTCTTGCAAACTCTTCCAAAATTCtgaagtgaacctcggatctctatccgaaacaatacaAAGAGGAACACCGTGCAGCTTCACAATAACATTGGTATAAATCTCCGCCAACTTCGACACCGGATAACTTATGTTAATAGGAATAAAGTGAGCCGACTTCGTAAgcctatcaacaatcacccaaatagcaTCACATCCTCTAGATGTATTCGGTAAACCTGTCACAAAgtccatggaaatgctatcccacttccactcaggaatTTCTAATGGTTGCATTAACCCCGCAGGTTTCTGATGCTCCACCTTTGATTTCTGGCAAGTCAAGCACGCATACACGAACTGAGCTACTTCATGCTTCATTCCCGAccaccaaaataatcttttcaaatcttGGTACATCTTAGTCGCTCCGGGATGAATACTCAAATTACTCCTATGGCTTTCTTCCAAGATCATCCTTTTTAAATCCACATCATCGGGAACACAAATCCTATCACGAAACCTCAACACACCTTGTGCATCCAATTTGAAATCCTCATTCTCAGATTATCCGAGTCCAATGATCACATCAACAAGTTTCATATCCAACTTCTGAGCCTCTCTAATGCTATCAAGAAAATCATTGTTAATCTTTAACATACCCAAAATCACATTTCTTGGTGTCACCTCGATCACTAAGCTCATATCTCGGAATTTCTCAATCAACTCCAACTCTTTCATCATCAAGGTCGACATATGCAAAGTCTTCCTACTTAGAGCATCGGCCACCACATTCGCTTTTCCCGGATGGTAgttcaacccaaagtcataatcctttaGCAATTCCAgccatctcctttgtctcatgttcagctctttttgatcaaacaaatacttcaagCTTTTATGGTCACTAAAGACTTCAAATCTAGATCCATAAAGGTAATGTCtccaaattttcaaaacaaacaCAACCGCCGCAAGCTCCCAATCATGCGTAGGGTAGTTCTTCTCATGAATCCTCAattgtctagaagcataagcACACCTCCTAATCCCATCTTAGAAGCATCGCAATAAACCACAAACGGTTCCTCGGGATTTGGCAAAATCAAAAT includes:
- the LOC127137310 gene encoding uncharacterized protein LOC127137310; amino-acid sequence: MFQRENPPTFLGRYDPEGALAWLKEIERIFRVMDCTLVQKIRYGTHKLSGEADDWWVDTRLRLETAGEEITWEGFRRGFLRKYYPEDVRGKKEIEFLELKQGNLSVTEYAAKFTELAKFYPHYDGANAEFSKCIKFENGLRPEIKKAVGYQKIRVFADLIDSCRIFEEDNNAHYKILSEKRGRGQHNRGKPYETSVGKGK